One bacterium genomic window carries:
- a CDS encoding TolC family protein, whose product MKTFGIWMFALLAMAAPSGLWAQSPPTDTLSLDEVVGEVLRHNDALKAAAFMEEAARRQVGPAGAWDDPMLMLGIENLPSSLRFDEEMMTMKAVGLSQRIPYAGEKGLQAKAQRAEAEATGEDRRQKTLDLVAAAKTAYAELYYHQQLIDDLERQRELAEQIATSVRSRLEANLAGQDELNAALATMWRLEAEILTHHNDAHSAHHRLDALRGVVSPDDMPAVVRPAWGALPDTFQVWLDSARTHYAPLRAMAQRAERYRLSARASRRMSWPMLELSAEYGIRDDLRLADGERMAQSDMWSFGATFSLPVFRGRNERQMALSMTAMQKQMEAEAAQLAKEVDAALRTLHMRAGHFQEAGALYRERIIPADEDAFRTALAGYAAGRTSLPDLLNYAAAIFADRRVLTELELAYATALIEAERYTADPGRYVSPADNGNEETQ is encoded by the coding sequence ATGAAGACCTTTGGCATCTGGATGTTCGCCTTGCTGGCCATGGCGGCGCCCTCGGGGTTGTGGGCGCAATCGCCCCCAACTGACACGTTGTCGCTCGACGAAGTGGTCGGCGAGGTGCTCCGTCACAACGACGCCCTCAAGGCGGCCGCCTTCATGGAGGAGGCGGCGCGACGTCAGGTCGGCCCGGCCGGGGCCTGGGATGACCCGATGCTCATGCTGGGCATCGAGAACCTGCCGTCCTCGCTGCGCTTCGACGAGGAGATGATGACGATGAAGGCCGTCGGCCTGTCGCAGCGCATCCCCTACGCCGGCGAAAAGGGTCTGCAGGCCAAAGCACAACGCGCCGAGGCCGAGGCAACCGGCGAGGACCGGCGGCAAAAGACGCTCGATCTGGTGGCCGCCGCCAAGACGGCGTACGCCGAACTCTATTACCACCAGCAGCTGATCGACGATCTGGAGCGTCAACGCGAACTGGCCGAGCAAATCGCCACCAGCGTGCGCTCGCGTCTGGAGGCCAACCTGGCCGGGCAGGATGAGTTGAACGCGGCTCTGGCGACGATGTGGCGTCTGGAGGCGGAGATTCTGACCCATCACAACGACGCCCACTCGGCGCACCATCGTCTGGATGCGTTGCGCGGGGTGGTCTCCCCGGACGACATGCCGGCGGTGGTTCGGCCGGCCTGGGGCGCGTTGCCGGACACCTTTCAGGTCTGGCTGGATTCGGCGCGTACCCACTACGCCCCATTGCGCGCGATGGCGCAACGCGCCGAGCGCTATCGCTTGAGCGCCCGCGCTTCGCGCCGCATGAGCTGGCCCATGCTGGAATTGTCGGCGGAATACGGCATCCGTGACGATCTGCGTTTGGCGGACGGCGAGAGGATGGCCCAGAGCGACATGTGGAGTTTCGGCGCGACCTTTTCGCTGCCGGTCTTCCGCGGCCGCAACGAGCGTCAGATGGCGCTGTCGATGACCGCGATGCAGAAGCAGATGGAGGCCGAGGCGGCGCAATTGGCCAAGGAGGTCGACGCCGCATTGCGCACGCTGCACATGCGCGCCGGGCACTTCCAGGAGGCGGGGGCGCTCTACCGTGAACGGATCATCCCCGCCGACGAGGATGCGTTCCGTACGGCGCTGGCCGGATACGCCGCCGGACGCACCTCGCTGCCGGACCTGCTCAACTATGCCGCGGCGATCTTCGCCGACCGGCGCGTGCTCACCGAATTGGAGTTGGCGTACGCGACGGCGTTGATCGAGGCGGAACGCTACACCGCCGATCCCGGCCGCTATGTCTCGCCGGCCGACAACGGAAACGAGGAAACACAATGA
- a CDS encoding NCS2 family permease gives MIDRIARYFEFAERGATWREELVGGLVTFLTMAYIIFVQPAVLAQAGMDFGAVLAATCVSAALATALMAVWAKYPIAAAPGMGENFYFVFGVVMAMGMAWPEAMAAVFYAGLIFIVLSLGPIRKAVLDAIPDSLKSATGIGVGLFIAFIGLTDAGIVQRNPAAFVQLGDLSRPPVLLALGGLFITIVLMARGVRGAIFWGLLATALGGIATGLIHVEAIVSTPPSLAPTFARLDWTPALSAHFLTALFVFLFMAVFDATGTLAAVGQRAGFIRRDGEFPRVTRAFAADALGGTAGAVLGTTTVTAYIESASGIMAGAKTGVAGLVVAALFLLSLFFAPLVQAIAGGVAISGGVMLKPVTAPALIVVGALMAQLAKNVRWDDITEAIPAFLLAIGIPLTYSINDGLAFGFVSYPLVKLAAGRRREVHPALYALAALVVIRYIVA, from the coding sequence ATGATCGATCGGATTGCGCGGTATTTCGAGTTTGCCGAACGCGGAGCGACCTGGCGCGAGGAGTTGGTCGGCGGGCTGGTCACCTTCCTGACCATGGCCTATATCATCTTCGTGCAGCCGGCGGTGTTGGCGCAGGCGGGGATGGACTTTGGCGCGGTGTTGGCGGCGACCTGCGTATCGGCGGCGCTGGCGACCGCGCTCATGGCGGTGTGGGCCAAGTACCCGATTGCCGCCGCGCCGGGCATGGGCGAGAATTTCTATTTCGTCTTTGGCGTGGTGATGGCCATGGGCATGGCCTGGCCGGAGGCCATGGCGGCGGTCTTCTATGCCGGGCTGATCTTCATCGTGCTTTCCCTCGGCCCGATCCGCAAGGCGGTGCTGGATGCCATTCCCGACAGTCTGAAGTCGGCCACCGGGATCGGAGTTGGACTTTTCATCGCCTTCATCGGATTGACCGATGCCGGGATTGTGCAGCGCAATCCGGCCGCCTTTGTGCAGCTGGGCGATCTGAGCCGGCCGCCGGTCCTGTTGGCTCTGGGCGGGCTTTTCATTACGATCGTGCTCATGGCGCGCGGCGTCCGGGGAGCGATCTTCTGGGGGCTGCTTGCAACCGCGCTGGGCGGGATCGCCACGGGGCTGATTCATGTCGAGGCGATTGTCTCGACACCGCCGTCGCTGGCGCCGACGTTTGCACGGTTGGATTGGACGCCCGCGTTGTCCGCGCACTTCCTTACCGCTCTGTTTGTCTTCCTGTTCATGGCGGTCTTTGACGCGACCGGCACACTGGCGGCGGTCGGACAGCGGGCGGGATTCATCAGAAGAGACGGCGAGTTTCCGCGGGTGACACGGGCTTTCGCCGCCGACGCGCTCGGCGGGACCGCCGGCGCGGTGTTGGGCACGACCACTGTCACCGCCTATATCGAGTCGGCCTCGGGGATCATGGCCGGTGCGAAGACCGGGGTCGCCGGATTGGTCGTGGCGGCGCTGTTCCTGCTTTCGCTTTTCTTTGCGCCGCTGGTCCAGGCGATCGCCGGCGGAGTGGCGATCTCCGGAGGCGTGATGCTCAAACCGGTGACGGCGCCGGCCCTGATCGTGGTCGGGGCGTTGATGGCGCAATTGGCCAAAAACGTCCGCTGGGACGACATCACCGAGGCCATCCCCGCCTTCCTGCTGGCCATCGGGATCCCGCTCACGTACTCCATCAACGACGGACTGGCCTTCGGCTTTGTCTCATACCCATTGGTGAAATTGGCGGCGGGGCGGCGTCGCGAAGTGCATCCGGCCCTCTATGCGCTGGCGGCGCTGGTGGTCATCCGTTACATCGTGGCATGA
- a CDS encoding XTP/dITP diphosphatase, which translates to MTRIVIASNNPHKVAEIRAILEGLPYQVLSAADFADFPDPEEDGATLEENARIKAVAVQRATGLWALADDSGLEVEALDGAPGVISARFAGPGCSFADNNRKLLELMRDLPEPERGARFRCVAALAKSTDEVVIFSGEVHGIITRAPRGEGGFGYDPVFYVPELGCTFAEASPEEKNRLSHRGRAFRQVADYLRRALG; encoded by the coding sequence ATGACCCGCATTGTCATCGCCTCCAACAACCCGCACAAGGTGGCGGAGATTCGCGCCATTCTCGAGGGTCTCCCCTATCAGGTTCTCAGCGCCGCGGATTTTGCGGATTTCCCCGATCCGGAGGAGGATGGGGCCACATTGGAGGAGAATGCCCGGATCAAGGCGGTGGCGGTGCAGCGGGCAACGGGGCTTTGGGCGCTGGCCGATGATTCCGGGTTGGAGGTGGAGGCGCTCGACGGCGCGCCCGGGGTGATCTCGGCGCGGTTTGCCGGGCCGGGGTGCAGCTTCGCCGACAACAACCGCAAGTTGCTGGAGTTGATGCGCGATCTGCCCGAGCCGGAACGCGGGGCGCGTTTCCGCTGTGTGGCGGCGCTGGCCAAGTCGACGGATGAGGTTGTCATCTTTTCCGGCGAAGTCCATGGAATCATCACCCGCGCGCCGCGGGGCGAGGGCGGGTTCGGCTATGATCCGGTCTTCTATGTCCCCGAACTGGGTTGCACCTTTGCGGAGGCCTCGCCGGAGGAGAAAAACCGTCTGTCGCACCGCGGACGCGCCTTCCGGCAGGTGGCCGACTATCTGCGCCGTGCGCTCGGCTGA
- the murI gene encoding glutamate racemase, with amino-acid sequence MKDRPIGIFDSGVGGLTVLDAIARAYPAEPLVYFGDTGRYPYGVRSKAVIVEFSRQIAGFLERQRCKFIVIACNTASSLALREVAEQAAVEVIGVIEPGAQAAVQASRSGRIGVIGTEATVASGAYTAAIHAIAPHAQVIARACPLFVALAEEGYAGKPATRLIAEEYLAPFRDDGIDTLVLGCTHYPMLAADIAEVMGPAVTLVDSATAVAHAVADRLRQRNHHRETAQTAETRYYVSDTPGRFQRVGRRFLGRAVEPVEVVDLETLQALTVTPVKN; translated from the coding sequence ATGAAGGATCGGCCGATCGGCATCTTTGATTCGGGCGTGGGAGGACTGACGGTCCTCGACGCGATCGCGCGCGCCTACCCGGCGGAGCCGTTGGTCTACTTCGGCGACACCGGGCGGTATCCGTATGGGGTGCGTTCAAAGGCGGTGATCGTCGAGTTCTCGCGGCAGATTGCCGGATTCCTCGAACGGCAGCGGTGCAAGTTCATCGTGATCGCCTGCAACACCGCCTCATCGCTGGCCCTGCGCGAAGTGGCCGAACAGGCGGCGGTCGAAGTGATCGGGGTGATCGAGCCCGGCGCTCAGGCGGCAGTCCAGGCCAGCCGGTCCGGACGGATTGGCGTGATCGGGACCGAGGCCACGGTGGCATCGGGGGCCTACACGGCGGCGATCCACGCCATTGCGCCACACGCGCAGGTGATCGCGCGCGCCTGTCCCCTGTTCGTTGCGCTGGCGGAGGAAGGGTATGCCGGCAAACCGGCGACGCGTCTGATCGCCGAGGAGTATCTGGCGCCGTTTCGCGACGACGGCATCGACACGCTGGTCCTGGGATGCACCCACTATCCCATGCTGGCGGCGGACATTGCCGAGGTCATGGGGCCCGCCGTGACGCTTGTCGATTCAGCCACGGCGGTGGCGCATGCGGTGGCCGACCGCCTGCGGCAACGCAACCACCATCGCGAGACCGCGCAGACGGCCGAGACGCGGTATTATGTCTCGGATACGCCGGGACGGTTCCAGCGGGTGGGGCGTCGCTTTCTCGGACGCGCGGTCGAACCGGTCGAAGTGGTCGACCTGGAGACGTTGCAAGCGCTCACGGTGACGCCCGTGAAGAACTGA
- the smpB gene encoding SsrA-binding protein SmpB, whose product MSETKPAPAIKVITSNRQARFRYEILSTVEAGLVLTGTEVKSLRDGKCNLKEGYARIDKNEAWLIGVHIPEYTEGNRFNHEPTRTRKLLLSRRQIRQLGEATQQEGLTLVPLRVYFKGKHAKVEIGVGRGKKLYDKRAAIAKRESDLRLRQARHRRR is encoded by the coding sequence ATGAGCGAGACCAAACCAGCGCCGGCCATCAAGGTCATCACCTCCAACCGCCAGGCGAGATTTCGATACGAAATCCTCAGCACGGTGGAAGCGGGATTGGTCTTGACCGGCACCGAGGTCAAGTCGCTGCGCGACGGCAAGTGCAACCTCAAGGAAGGGTATGCGCGCATCGACAAGAATGAGGCGTGGCTGATCGGGGTGCACATTCCGGAGTATACCGAGGGGAACCGGTTCAACCATGAACCGACGCGGACGCGCAAATTGCTGCTGTCGCGGCGGCAGATCCGCCAGTTGGGCGAGGCAACCCAGCAGGAGGGGCTGACGCTGGTCCCGTTGCGTGTGTATTTCAAGGGCAAGCACGCGAAGGTGGAAATCGGCGTCGGACGCGGGAAAAAGTTGTATGACAAGCGGGCGGCCATCGCCAAACGCGAAAGCGATCTGCGCCTGCGGCAGGCGCGGCACCGGAGACGGTAG
- a CDS encoding TonB-dependent receptor has product MRPFHLSPVLLPAIGLLVILAKPVSLQAANGSVRGVVIDSASGATLPGATIYIPLLGRGAIADDNGRFRFDSLKAGYYQIEASVVGYTQWRQNDLWIGAEDTTTLTIALIPTVLPLGEEIIVIGRRPPIAVAAPSTRRTVERQDLDMAPLALTELVLRQPGVTQVDREIHIRGARTYETDYRVDGVSVADPFLRQGMAVRPPTSAVEAVTVVTGGLSADLTSAAAGAVLVETIEPTPALRGQVEYSTDRLSPQSAGDWNTDRAALTLSGPLRALGLPIAVSDPRFAPGFVLSVSGDLSDTYLGSGRPNSSVAGGTRWTPRSDNRYHALAKLAWRLNPVHRVSALFTAETNIDQDAASLDTRLRTATFSYGWPFAYARHLESATTFTRQSNSQILRWSIRPGQHTGLELSLARVFARLHGDVNGKAPSEYVPPQDTGPIRIDSTPGSQYYTVHAGDGFYDVGDGDLWHDHFSETYTARADADVRFSPSVSLQTGAEVAPQTLQVIDIFRPWLGLGGLNTDHYRVSPTSASAWAQIEANIQGTVLNIGLRGELWWPGAYLDQLMDDTTLPNVTARMREKYLDETIELLGGRARGWVMPRIGVAHALGPSMSLFVSYDRLAQRPNPRHIYAKLRSRSPSSYQLLGNPALETEKTIAIEGGIKWLYTPDWGLTASVYQRDVRDYIAAVAVIPDPDHPEDYWYAYANRDIAQSRGIELTLDGRRGNTFRTNLSAAFARIRGEHSSPEDVFRGRISRDGTVLYQEIAFDWDKPWRFASTFDWTYGPDDSPRLFGIGIGGNWDFHIGLWAEAGKRFTPYRDSTDEDGDVHYLRDGDPNSAVGPYWRSLDLSVAKHFSVGKGRLSLLVSVTNLFNHENVALINPVTGEVYRAEDPVPVGDNFFETAPVGYELPIWADPSRFDNPVHWQFGIRWIW; this is encoded by the coding sequence ATGAGACCGTTTCATCTGTCACCTGTGCTTCTGCCCGCCATCGGCCTGCTGGTCATCCTGGCCAAGCCGGTCTCGCTGCAGGCGGCCAACGGGTCTGTGCGTGGTGTCGTGATCGACTCGGCCTCCGGTGCGACCCTGCCCGGCGCGACCATCTACATTCCGCTGCTGGGACGCGGCGCGATCGCCGACGACAACGGACGCTTCCGTTTCGACAGCTTAAAGGCGGGATACTACCAGATCGAGGCCAGTGTGGTCGGCTATACGCAGTGGCGTCAGAACGACCTGTGGATCGGCGCCGAGGATACGACAACCCTGACCATCGCCCTGATTCCGACTGTCCTGCCGCTGGGAGAAGAGATCATCGTCATCGGACGACGGCCGCCGATTGCGGTGGCCGCGCCGTCCACCCGCCGCACAGTGGAACGTCAGGATCTCGATATGGCACCCCTGGCGCTGACCGAACTGGTCCTGCGCCAGCCGGGTGTGACACAGGTGGATCGTGAGATTCACATCCGCGGCGCGCGCACGTATGAGACTGACTATCGTGTCGACGGCGTCTCGGTCGCCGATCCTTTCCTGCGGCAGGGCATGGCGGTCCGTCCGCCGACATCCGCCGTCGAAGCGGTGACCGTGGTGACTGGAGGGCTCTCCGCCGATCTGACCAGCGCCGCCGCCGGGGCGGTGCTGGTGGAAACCATCGAACCCACCCCGGCATTGCGCGGGCAGGTGGAGTACTCAACCGACCGCCTCTCGCCGCAGTCGGCCGGCGACTGGAACACCGACCGGGCGGCGCTGACCCTCTCCGGTCCGCTGCGGGCGCTGGGTCTGCCGATCGCCGTGTCCGACCCCCGCTTCGCGCCCGGGTTTGTGCTCTCGGTCAGCGGCGATCTTTCCGATACCTATTTGGGCTCTGGTCGTCCGAACTCGTCGGTGGCCGGCGGCACCCGCTGGACACCGCGCTCCGACAATCGCTACCACGCCCTCGCCAAACTTGCCTGGCGGCTCAACCCCGTGCACCGGGTCTCGGCGCTTTTCACCGCCGAGACCAACATCGATCAGGATGCCGCCTCGCTCGACACTCGTCTGCGCACCGCCACCTTCAGTTACGGCTGGCCATTCGCGTACGCCCGCCATCTCGAGAGCGCCACCACCTTCACCCGCCAGTCCAATTCCCAGATTCTGCGCTGGAGCATCCGTCCCGGCCAGCACACCGGTTTGGAACTCAGTCTGGCGCGTGTCTTTGCCCGTCTGCACGGCGATGTCAACGGTAAGGCGCCATCAGAATATGTCCCGCCGCAGGATACCGGCCCGATTCGCATCGACAGCACTCCGGGATCGCAGTACTACACCGTGCACGCCGGGGATGGTTTCTACGACGTTGGCGATGGCGATCTCTGGCACGATCATTTCTCGGAGACTTACACCGCCCGCGCCGATGCCGATGTCCGTTTCAGTCCTTCGGTCTCGCTGCAGACCGGCGCTGAAGTCGCGCCGCAGACGCTGCAGGTGATCGACATCTTTCGCCCCTGGCTCGGGCTGGGCGGCCTGAACACCGACCACTACCGTGTCTCGCCCACCTCGGCCTCCGCCTGGGCGCAGATCGAGGCGAATATCCAGGGCACGGTCCTCAACATCGGTTTGCGCGGCGAGCTGTGGTGGCCCGGAGCGTATCTGGATCAACTGATGGACGACACCACGCTACCCAACGTCACCGCGCGCATGCGTGAGAAGTATCTGGATGAGACCATCGAACTTCTCGGCGGACGCGCCCGTGGCTGGGTGATGCCGCGCATCGGCGTTGCCCATGCTCTGGGGCCGTCGATGTCGCTGTTTGTCTCCTATGACCGCCTGGCGCAACGCCCCAACCCGCGCCACATCTACGCCAAACTGCGCAGCCGCTCGCCGTCGTCCTACCAACTGCTCGGTAACCCCGCGTTGGAAACCGAAAAGACCATTGCCATCGAGGGTGGAATCAAGTGGCTCTACACACCCGATTGGGGACTGACCGCCAGTGTCTACCAACGCGATGTTCGCGATTACATTGCCGCGGTCGCGGTCATTCCCGACCCCGATCACCCGGAGGATTACTGGTACGCCTACGCCAACCGCGACATCGCCCAGTCGCGCGGGATCGAGCTGACCCTCGACGGACGGCGCGGGAACACCTTTCGCACCAATTTGTCCGCCGCCTTTGCCCGCATCCGTGGCGAACATTCTTCGCCGGAGGATGTCTTCCGCGGCCGGATCAGCCGCGATGGCACCGTGCTCTATCAGGAAATTGCCTTCGACTGGGACAAGCCGTGGCGCTTTGCCTCCACGTTTGACTGGACTTATGGCCCGGATGACTCGCCGCGTCTGTTCGGCATCGGGATCGGCGGTAACTGGGATTTCCACATCGGCCTCTGGGCCGAGGCGGGAAAGCGATTTACACCCTACCGCGACTCCACCGACGAAGACGGCGATGTGCACTATCTCCGCGACGGCGACCCGAATTCGGCGGTCGGTCCCTATTGGCGCTCGCTTGATCTGTCCGTTGCGAAGCACTTTTCGGTGGGGAAGGGCCGTTTGAGTCTGTTGGTATCAGTCACCAATCTGTTCAATCATGAAAATGTGGCGCTGATCAATCCCGTCACCGGTGAGGTCTACCGGGCTGAAGATCCGGTCCCGGTGGGGGACAACTTCTTCGAAACCGCGCCGGTCGGGTATGAACTGCCGATCTGGGCGGACCCGTCGCGGTTTGACAACCCGGTGCACTGGCAGTTCGGCATCCGTTGGATCTGGTAA
- a CDS encoding GWxTD domain-containing protein, protein MSVSMRAVAGQYSLFCSPRALVRLLFAVMLAALAAACAAPLQSRGERAPLTEREEEAALRALLGAEKFGEYVTIEDTLASADWLRRFWTSHDPTPTTPENEFREEHDRRVYHAIYLFGSPGKGGRPWDDRGEVYIRYGQPDERIVRQAGVNNDGVEPPGGRADDFFDAPLNEADAAIEVWSYNRWNETFQFEDKRGFGFFELAPVTDPAFRRQSAGEFHSARLRAIDLQPAIYYHEYGRNLIDYALDVVRFRGQPGTWRLDINLGYPLAQLGRGPDSTSFSIRRTLLVRDEREEEVYSEVGIISRQAGRQGPTNQLVIEQKVLELPPGRYTVAATIEDENTGKSGTYLKPLRLPEYISPEIQEISDIELASFVWSIYEPGSPFIKNQQMVMPLPSRVYLPDQPLAFYFEVYHLLLDESGRTHYQIDYEISALDGDFKTGRPGTGVLSGSTREIMHSATLDIGDLPSGDYLLTVRVTDLVGKHEKQAVARFAKSS, encoded by the coding sequence GTGTCAGTATCGATGCGTGCGGTGGCCGGACAATACTCGCTGTTTTGCTCCCCGCGGGCGCTGGTCCGCCTGCTTTTTGCCGTCATGCTGGCGGCGCTGGCCGCCGCCTGCGCCGCCCCGCTGCAATCCAGGGGCGAACGCGCCCCGCTGACCGAACGGGAAGAGGAAGCGGCGTTGCGCGCGCTGCTCGGCGCCGAAAAGTTCGGCGAGTATGTCACCATCGAGGACACTCTCGCCTCGGCCGACTGGCTGCGTCGCTTCTGGACCTCCCATGACCCGACCCCCACCACCCCGGAAAATGAGTTCCGCGAGGAACATGACCGTCGGGTCTATCACGCCATCTATCTGTTCGGCAGTCCCGGCAAGGGAGGGCGGCCGTGGGATGATCGCGGCGAGGTGTACATACGCTACGGCCAGCCGGATGAGCGGATCGTGCGTCAGGCCGGGGTCAACAATGACGGCGTCGAGCCGCCGGGCGGCCGCGCGGATGACTTCTTCGACGCGCCGCTGAACGAGGCCGATGCGGCCATCGAAGTCTGGTCCTATAATCGCTGGAACGAGACCTTTCAGTTTGAGGACAAGCGCGGCTTCGGCTTTTTCGAACTGGCACCGGTGACCGATCCGGCGTTCCGCCGCCAGTCGGCGGGCGAGTTCCACTCCGCCCGACTGCGCGCCATCGATTTGCAGCCGGCGATTTATTATCACGAATACGGCCGCAACCTGATCGACTACGCGCTCGATGTCGTCCGTTTCCGCGGCCAGCCGGGGACCTGGCGGCTGGACATCAACCTCGGCTACCCGCTGGCGCAACTCGGGCGCGGCCCCGATTCCACCAGTTTCAGCATCCGGCGCACCCTGCTGGTGCGCGATGAGCGCGAAGAGGAAGTCTACAGCGAAGTCGGCATCATCTCCCGCCAGGCGGGCCGTCAGGGACCGACCAACCAATTGGTCATCGAGCAAAAGGTCCTCGAACTGCCCCCGGGTCGCTACACCGTCGCCGCCACCATCGAGGACGAAAACACCGGCAAGTCGGGCACGTACCTGAAGCCCCTGCGCCTGCCGGAGTACATCAGCCCCGAAATCCAGGAGATCTCCGACATCGAATTGGCGTCGTTTGTCTGGTCGATCTACGAGCCCGGCTCGCCATTCATCAAGAATCAGCAAATGGTGATGCCGCTGCCGTCGCGGGTGTACCTGCCCGATCAACCGCTGGCCTTCTACTTCGAAGTGTATCACCTGCTCCTGGACGAGAGCGGGCGGACGCACTACCAGATCGACTACGAAATCTCCGCGTTGGACGGCGACTTCAAAACCGGGCGGCCGGGCACCGGCGTTCTCTCCGGTTCCACGCGCGAAATCATGCACTCCGCCACCCTCGACATCGGCGATCTGCCCAGCGGCGATTATCTGCTGACCGTGCGCGTCACCGACCTGGTCGGCAAACACGAAAAGCAGGCCGTGGCGCGCTTCGCCAAATCGAGTTGA
- a CDS encoding sigma-54 dependent transcriptional regulator, which translates to MARILVIDDEERIGLLLSETLRDLGHEASYLTDGRVALERLRPGAYDLVITDLRMEPVPGMEIVRAVAALPGTDVAVLTAHGTTGAAVAAMKAGALDFLSKPLDLDEMTQWVEHWDRGRGDRATSELRVAPPLAAARAETLVGDSAPMREMRRLIELVAPRDATVLILGESGTGKELVARALHDASPRANGQFVATNCAALTETLLESELFGHEKGAFTGAYKQRIGRFELADKGTLFLDEIGEVSPGFQSKLLRALEQREIVRVGSATPIKVDARVIVATNKDLARQVAEGRFREDLYFRLNVFPIHVPPLRERLDDIEALALHFLRLQGYQKPRLARAVVDRLRQHSWPGNVRELKNVIERAVILANGGPLAVEHLGPLTSPRVHHDPSLAMPAEHGLEDVEKRLVEEALKASGGNKSEAARRLKITRRVLYAKLRRYGLE; encoded by the coding sequence ATGGCACGAATTCTTGTGATCGACGACGAGGAACGGATCGGGTTGCTGTTGTCCGAAACCTTGCGCGACCTGGGTCATGAGGCCTCCTACCTCACCGACGGCCGTGTGGCGCTCGAGCGTTTGAGGCCCGGCGCCTATGATCTGGTGATCACCGATCTGCGCATGGAGCCGGTGCCGGGCATGGAGATTGTCCGGGCCGTCGCGGCATTGCCCGGCACTGATGTCGCGGTGTTGACCGCGCACGGCACGACCGGCGCGGCGGTGGCGGCGATGAAGGCCGGTGCGCTGGATTTTCTCTCCAAGCCGCTGGACCTCGACGAGATGACCCAGTGGGTCGAGCATTGGGACCGCGGCCGCGGCGACCGGGCAACGAGCGAACTGCGGGTCGCGCCGCCGTTGGCGGCGGCGCGCGCGGAGACGCTCGTGGGCGATTCGGCGCCGATGCGCGAGATGCGCCGCCTGATCGAATTGGTGGCCCCGCGCGATGCGACGGTGCTCATCCTCGGCGAGTCGGGCACGGGCAAGGAACTGGTGGCGCGGGCGCTGCACGATGCCTCACCGCGCGCCAACGGGCAGTTCGTCGCCACCAATTGCGCGGCGCTGACCGAGACGCTGCTGGAAAGCGAACTGTTCGGCCACGAGAAGGGGGCGTTCACCGGGGCTTACAAGCAGCGCATCGGCCGCTTCGAACTGGCCGACAAGGGCACGCTCTTCCTCGATGAAATCGGCGAAGTCTCTCCCGGCTTCCAGTCGAAATTGCTGCGCGCGCTCGAACAGCGGGAGATCGTGCGCGTCGGTTCAGCGACGCCGATCAAAGTTGATGCGCGGGTGATCGTCGCCACCAACAAGGACCTGGCGCGGCAGGTGGCCGAAGGACGATTCCGTGAAGACCTGTACTTCCGCTTGAATGTCTTCCCGATTCACGTGCCGCCGCTGCGCGAGCGGCTCGATGACATCGAAGCGCTGGCGTTGCACTTCCTACGGCTGCAGGGATATCAGAAACCGAGACTGGCGCGCGCGGTTGTCGACCGCCTGCGCCAGCACTCCTGGCCGGGGAATGTGCGCGAATTGAAGAATGTGATCGAACGGGCGGTGATCCTCGCCAACGGCGGGCCGCTGGCAGTTGAGCATCTCGGACCGCTCACTTCGCCCCGGGTCCATCACGACCCATCGCTGGCGATGCCGGCCGAGCATGGCCTCGAGGATGTGGAGAAGCGGCTGGTGGAAGAGGCATTGAAGGCCTCCGGCGGCAACAAAAGCGAGGCGGCGCGTCGCCTGAAGATCACCCGCCGGGTCCTCTACGCGAAACTGCGCCGGTATGGACTTGAGTAG